The Thermodesulfobacteriota bacterium DNA window ACCGCCGAAGCGTTCCAGGGCGTCCACAAAAGCCTGCGGGATGGCCCTGGCGCCGCCTTGCGGGTAACCGAAAGCGGCATGGTTGAACATGCGGGAAAAGCACCAGATGAATTCACCCGCCGACGCCTGCTGGTAGGACAGGGCAAAGTAAAGCTGGGAAAGGCAGGTGACGAACAGATGGATGCGTTCGTCGCTGGTGTAACGGGAGATATAGTCTTGCAGGAGAACGGAGTCGTTTTCCTTGACCCCGGAGCCGTTCAGCAATGCCCGGAAGAGACGCCAGGCGCCCAGAAAATTTTTCGGCCTGACGCCCAGTTTGAAAGCCAATCGGATCAGCCGGGGCAGGGGTTTGATGTCCAGGGGAAAGTCAAAATCCATTTTGCCCATGACGCGGCAGGGCGGGTCCTTGGTGACCCATTTCAGGCTGCCGTTGACGCGGCGGTTGATTTCGCCGTGGGGACCGGTGTCGCCCAGGCTGAACATGTGCACGCCGAAATCGTAGATAAATCCCTCTTTTTCAAAAGTGGAACAGCGGCCGCCGACAAATGGGTGCGATTCCAGCACCGTTACTTCATGGCCTGCCCCGGCCAGCAGCGCCGCGCAACCGGAACCACCTACACCCGCGCCGATAACCACGATTCGTTTTTTCATGTCTGCCCCCTCCTGACAGAGCCGATCGGACTTTTATTTTTTCCCGCCCTGTTGAAGCAGCACGCCCAGGCTCTGGAACCAGAGGAAAAGAGAAAAGTTCCCGGCGACTTTAATATCGCCGTTCTGGATACCGCTGACCTGCAGGCGTTTGTTCCACGGCAGCAGGGCGGAAAAACCAAAGGCCGCGCTTTTGAAAATGACGGTGCAGTCCGGGCGGTTGTGACCGCCCGGAGCCGATGAAACGGTGCCGTTATTGAAAACGAAATGCCGGACATCCTCGCCGTCGGCCGTGGATATCTGGATGACGGCGTTTTTCTCCGCGGCTTTTTTCGCGAAAACCGGATTCTTTTTGGCGGCCCGGATCATCAGCCGTGCAATCAGCCACAGCAGTACTCTTAATTTCATAGACTCACCTTTCCAAACAGGTCTTCCGGATCATCAGCCGGGGATAATGCCCGCCGTCCTGGCGGCCTGCATGTATTCAGGCTCTTCCCATGTCCGGGTCAGACCGAAATCATTGGCGATGGCGTTGGCCGCCAGGTATCCGCCTCCGCCCAGAATCATACCGCCGGGATAGCTGCTGGCGCCGGCGACATAAAACCGCTCCACGGGCGTGAAGCTCCGGGAGCAGAGGTCATTGGGGCGCAGATATCCCATCTGCAGCGGGATATAGGCGCCGTGCTTGAACGAGCCCCTCACCATGGATTTGTTTTTCATCTCGATATAGGTGGGCGGGTAAGACAACACATTCAGCGGCTCGATATCGGGCGCGTATTTTTTCCATTCCGCCAGGCAGGAACGGGTATAATCCTCCGTTTTTGCCTCCCAGTTGATATCAAAGGGGACCAGGCACTCCCAGCGGCCGGTGTGATATCCCTCGGGGGCCTGAATGGGGTCGAACAGGGAAGGGCAGGTGGCGTGACCCATGGGCCTGGCCGGCAGAACGCCCTGTTCCGTGGTTTCCAGATGCTCCAGCAGGGAGGCGGTGTCGTTAACGCCGAAGAAGGTCGTCAGCGCCCGGTTGGCGTCGGCTGTCTGGCTGTAGACCGGGGCCTTCCGGAGCGCCAGATGAACGCCGAAAAAGGTCGTTTTTTCCCATTCCCATTTTCTGGCGCTGTCCACCAGTTCCGCCGGCAGATCCCGGGCATCGATGAATTCCAGAAAATTCTGCCGCGGATCACAGGTGGAGATAATCGCCTTGGCACTGATTTCCATGCCGTCCGCGGTAACGACGCCTTCCACCCCGCCGTTTTTGACCAGTACCCGCACCACTTCGGCCCGGTCCAGGACCGTGCCGCCGGCTTCCACGAAAGTCCGGTAGAGGGCGGAGGAGAGCCGGTGGGAACCGCCGCAGACCAGGGCGGCGTCCGTCATCCGGTAGACATAAAGCGGGAAAAGAAAGCCGAGCTCATAGGGGGACATGCCCCACATGGTGAAAAGATTGAGCAGCGATGCCTTGACCGGATCCTGAAACCCATAGGACGAAAGAATCTCGATGGGTGTCATGTCCGCGATTTCGTTGTAGCGTTTGCCCACGTCGTCCCTGGCGTTATTCAATATAAGGGTCTGTTCAACAAACGGGACCGGCGGAATGTAGGTTAAGGGAATGAGAATTTTTTCCGAGAACTCCTTAAAGTCGGCAACCATCTTCCGATAGGCGTCACCGTCTTTTTTTGAGAAGTTGGCGGCGATGTAATCGGCGGTTTTGCTGCCGTCGCGATAGAGCAGCAGGGGCGGCCCCTTATCGTTGATGACGGCGCACTGAACATCCGGAAAAATGTATTTGACGCCTCTTTTATCCAGCTCAAAATCCCGATAACAGGGCATCTGCCGGGCCATCATGTGGTAGATGGCGTGCAGGTTGTAGCGGAACCCGCCCAGTTCCAGCGTTTCCAGTCCTCCGCCGGTTTCATGCCGCTTTTCCAGCAGGACCACCTTTAATCCGCACCGGGCCAGATAAGCGCCGCAGATCAGTCCATTAGGCCCGGCGCCGATGACGGCCACGTCAAAATGTCTGACAGTCATGAATATTAACCTCCACAAAGGCGTTATCGGTCACGGTTTCACCCCCAGGTCCCGGGGAATCCGTGAAAGGTTTTGCAGATACCAGTGAAAGCCCTGGCTCTGCCACCAGTTCTGATTTCTGACTCCCAGGTCTTCAGCCACGTCGCAGGCGGCGATATAGCCGGAGGCCAGCCCTGAGTTGGAAAACAGGTGAACCGAGTTGGAAATATACAGGTTTTCAATAAACGTGCGTGAGCCGCCGCTGGTGATGACGCCCGCCACCGGCCGCTTTTCGTAAAACTGTTCGGGTATCATGGAGCCACCGGCCCAGTTGCCTTTGACGGCCGAAGGGTTATTGCGGTACTGATCCAGGGGACTGTAAACGAGCCGGTCCCTGACCAGCGATTTGAATCCCGGGGCGTATTGTTCATAAGTATCCATCATCTGGTCGGCCAGGGCCTGTTTGATGCTGTCCCAGTCGGAAAAACCCTTCAGCCGGCCGTGTTTCCATTCGGCCGGGTCGGGCGGCACATCCAGCCACATATGGCTGGTGTGGCAGCCCGCCGGCGCCTGCAGCGGGTCGGCCAGGGTGGTGATAAAATAATTACAGATGATGTCGTCGTGGATGCGGCGCCGGTCAGGAGCGATGTTCCGGCCGAACCGCATCAGTTCCGCGGAGGTATCGCCGCCCATGTAACCGATGAACGCCCGCTGAATCCCCTCGTCATAATCGGCGGATTTGAAACGGGGCAGGCCGCTTAAGGCAAAATGAACAGTGAAGATGTTCTGCTCGTCATAAGAAAATTTCTTTAACCGACCGGCCATGTCCGGCCCCAGCTTATCCTCGCCGATCATTTCCAGGAAGGTGGGAATGGCCGTAACGTTGCTGACGACCTTTTTGGCGGTGATAATCTCGCCGGGGTAAATGGCCCGGTCGGACAGGATGACGCCCCCGGCTTTTCCGTTATCGGTGATGATGGTCTTGACCGGGCAGTTGGGCATGACGGTCACGCCGTTGTCAAGGCAGGCCTGGACCAGGACATGGGTCAGTTCATGGGAGCCGCCTTTGACCACCACCGACGGGATAAACGGCCCCAGCAGCGTGCCGATCAGGGCCGACCCCATGGCTCCGATCTGTTTCTGCAGCGGGTTGAAAGCGCCGATCCAGGCAACGGCATGGGCCGTGGTCTTGATATATTCCGACTCGAAGAGCAGGTCCAGGGCTTCGTAGCCGTTCAGTTGCATGAATTTTTCACCGCTGCAGTTGACCTTGGCGGCCTTGAAAAAGCGATCGACCAGTCCGGTCATTCTGTTCATGATATCCCGGCTGGGCGGCGTGAAGAAGAAGTCATGCATCACCTGGCAGACTTCGTAGAGATTGTCCATGAAAAAGGTGATGCCCCGGTTCAACGTCTTGGCATCCCTGGCGGAATGGCGGGCGGCCTTGTCTATCGTGATGAACGGGTCATTGGCCATCAACATGTTTTTGCCGTCGGCAAAGGTCTTGGCCCAGGCGTATTCGGTGGTTCGCCATTCCAGCCCGTACTTTTCCAGGTCCAGGTCGACGATGGCCGGGCAGATGGGGGTGATCATCCACACCGCGTGCAGGTTGAAAAGGTAACCGGGGATACCGGCCTCAACCGTGTCGCAGTGGGCGCCGCATTCTCCCCTGGCCTCGATCAGGGCGGTTTTTAGTCCCGCCTTGCCCAGGTATGCGGCGCAGGTCAAGCCGTTAATCCCGCCGCCGATGACGATGACATCGTAATCCGGCATAATCCCCCTCCGTTTTATGTTGCGGTTTTTAAAATCAGAAAGAATATTTCTGCTGCCGGCGGGTCTGGTCCTGGCCTTTCATGATCTGATCATAAGCGGCGTTAACCTTTTCCACGATACCCGCTTCGCTTTTTGAAAACTCCTTCCGGTTCCACAGATACAGCAGATACTGATGAAGATTCTTTATGATGAAGAAGATGACCGGCAGGTTGAACACGGACTTCATGATCCCGCCGATATCCTCTGGTTGAAGGATGACTTTGAACTCCCAGTTGACCGGATCCTGCATGCTGCCGATAACCATGATATTGCCGGTTTCAGGATCTTTGAGCGTTTTATAATGCCGGAAATCCATATAGATTTCGGTTTTGCCGAGACCTCTTGACCAGAGCTTCACAGCGCCTCCTTCGATTATGACGGGGGAAAATAAGAGATTGTTTATAAAATGTAACTGATTTAGACCGATCAGTCAAGCAAAAAAAACCCGTCAGCGGCTTTCTATTATTGAAGACTTACAGGAAGAAGGTGAACTGGGAAGAAACTGGGAAGTAACGAGAGGCCTTTCCGATTATTCCGTTTCTTCAATGCCGTACTCCTTGATTTTTGCCAGCAGCGAGGGGTGGCTGATTTCAAGGAGTTTTGATGCCCGGGTCCGGTTACCGCCCGTCTGGCGCAGCGCTTTCTGGATGAGAATTTTCTCGACCTTCTTCTGTGCGGTTTTGATGGAGTATCCTTCCAGCAGGCCACTATTCCCGTTGATGCTGCCGGCGCCATGCGCAAGACTGATAGCGGGAGGCAAATTAATCGGTTCGATATGCCGGCTTTCCGCCAGCACCACGGCGTGCTCAATGGCGTTTTCCAGTTCCCGCACGTTACCGGGCCAGTTGTGGCGCATCAGGCATGACATGGCCGCCGGGGAAACCTCCTCCACGGACTGATTCAGCTTCCGGTTGAACTTTTCAATAAAGGAACGGCACAGATAGGGGATGTCGTCGGTCCGCTCGCGCAGGGGCGGTATATGGATGTGAAGTACATTCAGCCGGTAAAACAGGTCTTCGCGGAATTTCCCCCGGGCGACTTCTTCCTCCAGGTTCTTGGAGGTAGCCGCAACGGTCCGGATATCAATAATGCGGGTTTCGGAAGAGCCGACCGGTTTAATCTCATTGTCCTGCAGCAGTCTCAACAGCTTGACCTGGAGGGAGATCGGCAGTTCACCGATTTCGTCAAGGAAAAGCGTTCCTCTGTCCGCTGTTTCACATATGCCGATTTTGTTTTTATCCGCTCCGGTAAAAGCGCCTTTGACATGTCCGAACAGTTCGCTTTCCAGCAGATTTTCCGGAATGCCGCCGCAGTTGATCGGTACAAATTCGTTTTTTGATCGGTTGCTGTTAAAATGAAGGCTCCTGGCGACCAGTTCCTTCCCGGTGCCGCTTTCTCCGGTTATCAATACGGTAGTGTCGTATGCCGCGACTTTGGATATCAACTCCACGACCGACCGCATGGCGCTGCTTTTGGCGACCATATTGCCGAAGGTATAGGTATTTCCGATTTCCGCCAGCTGCTTTTTCAGGCGAAGATTTTCCTTCTTAAGCCGCTCCCGTTCATGGGCTTTTTTCAGGGTCAGAATCACTTCGTCGGGCTTGAACGGCTTGGAGATATAATCATAGGCCCCCCGTTTCATGGATTCCAGTGCCGCGTCCATGTTGCCGTAGGCGGACATCATGATGACGGTGGTGTCCTGGAGGATGGAAGCAGACTGCTCCAGAAAGGCCATACCGTCCATACGGGGCATTTTGATATCGCACAGGATAAAATTGTAATGATTGTGAGTTGCCATCAACAGCGCTTTCTCGCCGTTTTCAGCCATATCCACCTTATATCCCTCACGGGTAAGGAGCGCCGACAGCATGTGACGCATGTTTTCTTCGTCGTCAACCACCAGTATACGATTGTCGGGTTTATCATTGGCATTCATGGAAGCACACTCCTGTTATCCCGGTCCGCGACGGTCGTCAGCGGCAGATGGATGGTGAAGGTGGTGCCTTCCCCCGTCCTGCTGTCAACACTGATCCGGCCACCCATGCTGTCGATGATCATGTAACAGACATAAAGGCCCAGACCGGTCCCCAGGCCTGGCTCTTTGGTGGTATAAAACGGATCAAAAACAACGCCCAGATTCTTTTCGTCGATGCCGGCACCGTTATCGACGATGTCAATCTTGAGGCAATCTTCTTGACCGTCGTTACCGCCTGTAATGGAGGTCCTGATGATGATGAAGCCGTTGCCGGTATTCCTGGCGGAAAGAGCGTCGGCAGCATTCAGGATCAGGTTGACAAAGACCTGCCGCAGCTTATCCGGGACGGCGGCAACCGTGTCGCGGCCGGCGTTGAATTCATACTGCCGGTTGATATAACGCATGACCGGTTGAACTTCCAGCAGGTCCATGGTCTCCCGTATCATTTGATGAACAGACACCGATTCCGTGGCGTCTTTCCCCGATGGCCTTGAAAAATCGAGCAGTTCCCGGATGATCTTATTGATTTTGTGGATTTCGTTCAGACAGCGCTGAACATAGTCTTTCTTGTCCGCATCAGAGATATCCTGGCGGATCAGCATGCCCAGGTACCCGAGGACAATGCCGATGGGGTTACCGATTTCATGGGCCAGGCCGGCGGACAGCCTGCCGACTGACGCCAGTTTTTCAGCACGAATCAATTCGTTCTGACGCTCCCTGATTTCCCGGTTGGCTTTTTCCAGACTGGTCAGGGAATTTTCCAGGCGATGTTTGTCTTCTCCAATCCGTTCCAGCATCCGGTTCAGGGAAGCGGAAAGCCTTCTGAATTCATTCTGACCCCGGGGGTAGAAAAGATCCAGGCGATCCGTCGGCTGATAACCTTCCGCCCGTTTTACCAGGCTGTTGATGGGCCTGATGGTAAGGCGACCGAGGGCGTATGTACCCAGAATCGTCAGAACCAGAATATTGATTAGCGTATAGAAAAGGATATAAATCTGGTTCCTTCGCTGTTGTATGTAAAACGGCAGCAGGTCGACGGCACTGCTGACGGCCGCTGATATCTCCCCGGATGCCGTGCGTGCAGGCGTTGACACTACCAGATAACGATGCCGGACGAAGAATACGCCCCAGGTCCTGCCGTGAAAAGATGTCCGGCTTTCTCCGGAAACCAGTGTCTGCAATGCTCCGTTGACCAGGACATCAAGCAACTCTTCGTGCTCCCTGTCATCAGCTACAAAGTACGGGAAGCCACCGGATGTAATGACGGCTATGGCGGCGATGTCGGTGATCGCTGATATTTCCTTCAGGTAGCGATCCGTGGAGGGGGGCAGGGGCAGAAGATCCCGCTGGCCATTGGCGTCAAGTGAACTTTCGAGAAAAATCGCCAGTATCTGGTTGTCTTTTGACTTTTTGTCGATATAATCTTTCTGGCCGGTTGACACAAAAACAAAGTTAATTAAAATAACAATCGCCATCAATAAAAGCGCGATGTTGACGGCAATGACTGTTTTCAGGCTCTGTTCGTTCAGCAACCGTTTACCCTTTATCTGGAGTCATGTCGGAAGAGCGTTTGATCATCTCATTTATAACCGTTGTTATCATAAAACATTCGCAAAAACAATGACCCGGCGGAGAAAGGAGCTGCTATGAAGACCGCGATTACGGAAATGTTCGAATGTAAATATCCGGTCTGGCTGTCGGGCATGACCGGTATCAGCACGCCGGAACTGGTCAGTGCCGTCAACAACGCCGGGGGACTGGGGATACTGGCGACGGCTGATCTGACCACGGATCAAACCCGGGAGGCCATCCGCAAGATCAGGCAACTGACCGACAGGCCCTTTGGCGCCAACGTGCCGTTGATCATCCCGGGATCGGCCGAAAAAGCCAAAATATTATTCGACGAAAGAGTGCCGGTGGTAAACTACACCCTGGGAAGCGGGGATCGGCTGATTGAGGAGGTCCACCGTTACGGCGGAAAGACGGTGGCCACGGTGACGACGGAAAAGCACGCGCTTTCAGCACAGAAGCATGGGGCTGACGCGCTGATCATCACCGGTCATGAAGCCGCCGCACATGGCGGGCTGATCACTTCCATGGTCCTGATCCCGAGTATCGCCGATGTGGTGGATATCCCGATTATCGCGGCCGGCGGATTCGCCGACGGAAGAGGCCTGGCGGCGGCACTGGCCCTGGGGGCGGATGGTATCGCCATGGGCACCCGTTTCATGAATACCAGAGAAAGTCCCGCCCACCAGAACATGAAGGCCATGAGCAATCAGAAAAAAGCCCATGAAACCGTTTATTCCGACAAGATTGACGGATTGCCCTGCCGCGCGATTGATTCTGCCGGATCCCGGCAGCTGATAAACGATAAACTTTTTATCCTCAAGGCCCTGGGCAATTCCCGCTATGCCGCCAGAACGTACGGTTTCCCCTGGATCAAGGCCATGGCCGGGATTTTACTGGCCGGTTACAGCCGCTCCCGGCAGCTGGCGCGCATGTCAAATGCCTTCAGGGCCGTCAAGCTGGCCATTGATGACGGCGACCGGGACCGAGGCGTGTTCCTGATGGGGCAGGTGACCGGGATCATCCATGATACGCCGTCCGTGAAAGAAGTCATGGATGCTGTCATCGGAGAGGCGGTGGCGGCTCATCAAAAGGCCGCCGGAAAGATTCTGTGAAGGAATACGTTTATGAGACGTCGAGGTTATTTGTCTTTTATCTGTACGGTGATTGCCCTGATGATCCTGTCCGGCTGCGTCGCCTCGCGGAACCTTTCCAGGGGAGTGGATCATATGCGGTCCGGAAAATTTGACGAGGCCATTGAGTCGTTTTCCCGCTCCCTGGAGGCGAATCCGGATTTTTCCGAAGCCTATTATCACCGGGGGAATGCCTATGCGATGAAAAAAGAGTTTGATAATGCCACTACCGATTTTACCCGCGCAATAGCGTTGAACCCGGTTTACGAGGATGCCTATATGGCCAGGGCCGTGGCCCTTATTGAAAAGGGCGATCAGGCGATGGCCATGCCGGATTTATACAAAGTCATTGAACTTCGTCCCGATCGAACTGAAGCCTACGTGATTAGAGGACGATTGTTTCAGAAACAGGGAGATGCCAAGAACGCCCTGGCGGATTATACCCTGGCGATCAAAAAAGGAACCGGAAATGATTATCAGGGGTATCTGTACCGGGGCATATTGTTGAAGGAGCAGGGGGAGGCGGCGCTGGCGTTAGCGGATTTTTCCAAAGCGCTCACCATCAATCCCAACGACCCGGGCGCTTATATCCAACGGGCCGAAATCTGGTTAAGTCAGAAGAAATATGATGAGGCGATTGAAGATTGCCGCCAGGCTCTCCGCATTTATCCGCTGGCGGTCCTGGCGTTCAGAATCCGCGGGGACGCGTTGATGGGAAAGCAGGACTATGATCTGGCGCTCTGGAACTACAGTGAAGCGATTGATATTTATCCCAATGACGCTTCCTTTTATGCCAGAAGGGGGGACGCCTGGAAAAAGACAGGCAACAAGGCCGCCGCATGCAAGGATTTTGCCATGGCCTGCAAACTGGAGGATTGCCGCAAAATGGACTTCTGGAAATGGAAGGACCGGAACTGCGGCAAATGAAACAAACCCGTCACAGGCACTGATAAGTCGCATTGATAATGGATTTTGCCCTGGGATCAATCAGGATAAAGGTGTCCATTTTATTAACCACGTAACCGAAGCCGAGCTGTCGTTCCGGATCCGCGAACCCAAGGCAACCGCCGGCGCCGGGATGACCGAAGCTTTTCCGGCCCGGTCCGAAATTCCCTGACGGATTGTCCTGATTCATCATGAAACCCAGGCTGAAACGGGTCGGCAGTTGCAGCACCGCGTCCCGCCCGGCGGATTCTTCCTGTGAACAGCGGTCAATCATGGCCGGAGACAGGATTTCCCTGCTCCCGTTCTTGCCGCCGCAAGCCAGAACGCCGTAGACACGGGCCAGTGCCCGGGCGGTGCTCTGTCCATTGGCGGCCGGTATCTCCGCGCTGCGCCATGACCGCGTATTCACGCCGGTGACAATGGTCCAGGGATTGGAAAACGCGCAGGCCGTCGGTCCCCGGGGATTTTTCACTATGGCTCCGGCAAGACGCGCGGCGTCCGCGTGCAGGGTCGGAAAGCGGAGCATGATCATGGTGGCGGAACGGCGATGTTCCGATGGATCCAGGCCGATATGGAGATCCAGCCCCAGGGGGCCGGTCACTTCCTGTTTTAAATACTGCCCGACCGTCAATCCGGTAATGCGCCGGATGACATGTCCCACCAGCCACCCGTAGGTCAGCGCGTGATACCCGAGGGTTTGTCCAGGAGGCCACCAGGGGGAATGGGCGGCCAGGACGCTGGTCATCGTATCCCAGTCGTAAAGCGCCTTTCCGGGCAGGCGGGATCGGACCGCCACCATGCCG harbors:
- a CDS encoding nitronate monooxygenase; translation: MKTAITEMFECKYPVWLSGMTGISTPELVSAVNNAGGLGILATADLTTDQTREAIRKIRQLTDRPFGANVPLIIPGSAEKAKILFDERVPVVNYTLGSGDRLIEEVHRYGGKTVATVTTEKHALSAQKHGADALIITGHEAAAHGGLITSMVLIPSIADVVDIPIIAAGGFADGRGLAAALALGADGIAMGTRFMNTRESPAHQNMKAMSNQKKAHETVYSDKIDGLPCRAIDSAGSRQLINDKLFILKALGNSRYAARTYGFPWIKAMAGILLAGYSRSRQLARMSNAFRAVKLAIDDGDRDRGVFLMGQVTGIIHDTPSVKEVMDAVIGEAVAAHQKAAGKIL
- a CDS encoding serine hydrolase domain-containing protein, with translation MKQTDVVVHGFCDAAFESVKQAFIDNFRRKKETGAALALTVAGKTVVDIWGGFTDFSKQRPWREDTLANIYSATKGITALCALRLADEGRLDLDAPVTRYWPDFGRAGKDAITVRMLLNHTAGMVAVRSRLPGKALYDWDTMTSVLAAHSPWWPPGQTLGYHALTYGWLVGHVIRRITGLTVGQYLKQEVTGPLGLDLHIGLDPSEHRRSATMIMLRFPTLHADAARLAGAIVKNPRGPTACAFSNPWTIVTGVNTRSWRSAEIPAANGQSTARALARVYGVLACGGKNGSREILSPAMIDRCSQEESAGRDAVLQLPTRFSLGFMMNQDNPSGNFGPGRKSFGHPGAGGCLGFADPERQLGFGYVVNKMDTFILIDPRAKSIINATYQCL
- a CDS encoding sigma-54 dependent transcriptional regulator → MNANDKPDNRILVVDDEENMRHMLSALLTREGYKVDMAENGEKALLMATHNHYNFILCDIKMPRMDGMAFLEQSASILQDTTVIMMSAYGNMDAALESMKRGAYDYISKPFKPDEVILTLKKAHERERLKKENLRLKKQLAEIGNTYTFGNMVAKSSAMRSVVELISKVAAYDTTVLITGESGTGKELVARSLHFNSNRSKNEFVPINCGGIPENLLESELFGHVKGAFTGADKNKIGICETADRGTLFLDEIGELPISLQVKLLRLLQDNEIKPVGSSETRIIDIRTVAATSKNLEEEVARGKFREDLFYRLNVLHIHIPPLRERTDDIPYLCRSFIEKFNRKLNQSVEEVSPAAMSCLMRHNWPGNVRELENAIEHAVVLAESRHIEPINLPPAISLAHGAGSINGNSGLLEGYSIKTAQKKVEKILIQKALRQTGGNRTRASKLLEISHPSLLAKIKEYGIEETE
- a CDS encoding NAD(P)/FAD-dependent oxidoreductase, with product MTVRHFDVAVIGAGPNGLICGAYLARCGLKVVLLEKRHETGGGLETLELGGFRYNLHAIYHMMARQMPCYRDFELDKRGVKYIFPDVQCAVINDKGPPLLLYRDGSKTADYIAANFSKKDGDAYRKMVADFKEFSEKILIPLTYIPPVPFVEQTLILNNARDDVGKRYNEIADMTPIEILSSYGFQDPVKASLLNLFTMWGMSPYELGFLFPLYVYRMTDAALVCGGSHRLSSALYRTFVEAGGTVLDRAEVVRVLVKNGGVEGVVTADGMEISAKAIISTCDPRQNFLEFIDARDLPAELVDSARKWEWEKTTFFGVHLALRKAPVYSQTADANRALTTFFGVNDTASLLEHLETTEQGVLPARPMGHATCPSLFDPIQAPEGYHTGRWECLVPFDINWEAKTEDYTRSCLAEWKKYAPDIEPLNVLSYPPTYIEMKNKSMVRGSFKHGAYIPLQMGYLRPNDLCSRSFTPVERFYVAGASSYPGGMILGGGGYLAANAIANDFGLTRTWEEPEYMQAARTAGIIPG
- a CDS encoding ATP-binding protein, yielding MLNEQSLKTVIAVNIALLLMAIVILINFVFVSTGQKDYIDKKSKDNQILAIFLESSLDANGQRDLLPLPPSTDRYLKEISAITDIAAIAVITSGGFPYFVADDREHEELLDVLVNGALQTLVSGESRTSFHGRTWGVFFVRHRYLVVSTPARTASGEISAAVSSAVDLLPFYIQQRRNQIYILFYTLINILVLTILGTYALGRLTIRPINSLVKRAEGYQPTDRLDLFYPRGQNEFRRLSASLNRMLERIGEDKHRLENSLTSLEKANREIRERQNELIRAEKLASVGRLSAGLAHEIGNPIGIVLGYLGMLIRQDISDADKKDYVQRCLNEIHKINKIIRELLDFSRPSGKDATESVSVHQMIRETMDLLEVQPVMRYINRQYEFNAGRDTVAAVPDKLRQVFVNLILNAADALSARNTGNGFIIIRTSITGGNDGQEDCLKIDIVDNGAGIDEKNLGVVFDPFYTTKEPGLGTGLGLYVCYMIIDSMGGRISVDSRTGEGTTFTIHLPLTTVADRDNRSVLP
- a CDS encoding NAD(P)/FAD-dependent oxidoreductase, with product MPDYDVIVIGGGINGLTCAAYLGKAGLKTALIEARGECGAHCDTVEAGIPGYLFNLHAVWMITPICPAIVDLDLEKYGLEWRTTEYAWAKTFADGKNMLMANDPFITIDKAARHSARDAKTLNRGITFFMDNLYEVCQVMHDFFFTPPSRDIMNRMTGLVDRFFKAAKVNCSGEKFMQLNGYEALDLLFESEYIKTTAHAVAWIGAFNPLQKQIGAMGSALIGTLLGPFIPSVVVKGGSHELTHVLVQACLDNGVTVMPNCPVKTIITDNGKAGGVILSDRAIYPGEIITAKKVVSNVTAIPTFLEMIGEDKLGPDMAGRLKKFSYDEQNIFTVHFALSGLPRFKSADYDEGIQRAFIGYMGGDTSAELMRFGRNIAPDRRRIHDDIICNYFITTLADPLQAPAGCHTSHMWLDVPPDPAEWKHGRLKGFSDWDSIKQALADQMMDTYEQYAPGFKSLVRDRLVYSPLDQYRNNPSAVKGNWAGGSMIPEQFYEKRPVAGVITSGGSRTFIENLYISNSVHLFSNSGLASGYIAACDVAEDLGVRNQNWWQSQGFHWYLQNLSRIPRDLGVKP
- a CDS encoding tetratricopeptide repeat protein; translation: MRRRGYLSFICTVIALMILSGCVASRNLSRGVDHMRSGKFDEAIESFSRSLEANPDFSEAYYHRGNAYAMKKEFDNATTDFTRAIALNPVYEDAYMARAVALIEKGDQAMAMPDLYKVIELRPDRTEAYVIRGRLFQKQGDAKNALADYTLAIKKGTGNDYQGYLYRGILLKEQGEAALALADFSKALTINPNDPGAYIQRAEIWLSQKKYDEAIEDCRQALRIYPLAVLAFRIRGDALMGKQDYDLALWNYSEAIDIYPNDASFYARRGDAWKKTGNKAAACKDFAMACKLEDCRKMDFWKWKDRNCGK
- a CDS encoding SCP2 sterol-binding domain-containing protein, whose translation is MKLRVLLWLIARLMIRAAKKNPVFAKKAAEKNAVIQISTADGEDVRHFVFNNGTVSSAPGGHNRPDCTVIFKSAAFGFSALLPWNKRLQVSGIQNGDIKVAGNFSLFLWFQSLGVLLQQGGKK